Below is a window of Anaerobacillus alkaliphilus DNA.
CACCCGTTAATTTATTAACGACAGACGCTTTCCACTTTTGCACTTTTGAGAAGTCTAAAGAAACATTACCTACAGTAATTCCGATATCTTCAGAATTTGTTGCATCATGATACTTGTGACCTGCTGAAATTAAAGCCTTTGATGGAATACATCCAACATTTAAACAAACTCCACCTAGGTTTTCTTTCTCGACAATCGTTACCTTTTGCCCTAACTGAGCTGCACGAATAGCTGCAACATATCCCCCAGGACCCGCTCCAATAATAAGTGTGTCTACCTCTACCGCAAAATCTCCTACTACCATTTTCTACGCCTCCATGACTAGTAATTGTGGATCGTTCAGTAAGCGTTTAATATGATTCAACGCATTTTGTGCAGTTGCCCCATCAATTAGTCTGTGATCAAAACTTAATGACAGCGCAAGCACAGGTGCAACGACAATTTCACCATTTAATACTACAGGTTTTTCTGCAATCCGTCCAATTCCAAGAATAGCAACTTCTGGATGATTAATTACAGGCGTGAACCATTGCCCTCCAGCTGAACCGATGTTTGTAATTGTACAAGAACCACCCTTCATTTTATCAGGCGATAATTTACCTTCACGAGCACTTGTTGCTAGTTCATTGATTTCAGCTGAGATTTTAAAGATTGATTTGCGGTCTGCATCTTTTACCACAGGAACAAGTAAACCTTTCTCTGTGTCAGCTGCAATACCTATATTAAAGTAGTGCTTATAAACTACTTCTTCATTTACATCATCAATTGAAGCATTTAATGTTGGGTATTCTCTTAGAGCAGATGTTAGGGCCTTCACTACATAAGGTAAATATGTTAACTTAATCCCTTTTTGTGCTGCAACATCCTTGAACTTTTTACGGTGTAACACTAATTCAGTTACATCCACTTCATCCATTAATGTTACGTGTGGAGCCGTGTGCTTAGAATTTACCATCGCATTTGAAATGGCTCTACGGATACCACTCATCTTCTCGCGAGTTTCTAGCTCACCATGAACTGCTTCATATGGTTTCACTGCTTTTTTCTCTGCAGCCGAACGTCCCTGTGGAGCAGTTTGCGCTTCAGCTACAGGAGTAGAAGTTGCATCGACAGCTTCTGCTTTTGGTGCAGTCCCAAAGTTATCAATATCGCCTTTTAAGATACGACCATTTTCGCCTGAACCAAGAACTTTTCTAATATCAATACCTTTTTCTCTAGCGTACTTTCGTACAGAAGGCATCGCAATAATTCTTCTAGATTCATCTACTTCGCCTTGTGGGGCTTCAGCTACAACTTCTTCTTTCGCTTCTGGAGCCGGAGCCGCCGCTTCTTCCTCCTCGTGATGTCCGTGAGCTGATGCTGGGATCTCACCGTCATAATCTATTGTAACAAGTACATCTCCTACGACAGCAACAGTTCCTTCAGAGACTTTTAATTCTAAGATTTTGCCCTCTACTGGAGAAGGAATTTCTACAACTGCTTTATCATTTTGAACCTCAAGTAAAATATCGTCTTCCTTAACTTCGTCTCCTGGTTTTACAAACCATTTGACAATCTCACCTTCATGAATACCCTCACCGATATCAGGAAGTTTAAATTCAAACGCCACAAAAAACGCCTCCCTATCCTCTTTCATTTATGAAAAAATTAACTATATTGTTCAGACTGAAAAAGAAGCATTAGCTCCTTTTTTCTCTTTATTAGAAATTAATTACCTTCTTAGCTTTTTCGACAATCTCTTTATAACCAGGTAACCATACATCTTCAGCAGAAGCAAAAGGGAAGACCGTATCAGGAGCCGCAACACGAAGTACAGGAGCCTCTAAACTAAGGATTGCTCTTTCAGTGATCTCAGCTACAACATTTGCAGCAATACCAGCTTGGATTTGAGCTTCTTGAACAACAATTGCACGATTTGTTTTTTCTACAGATGCAATAATCGTATCAATGTCA
It encodes the following:
- a CDS encoding dihydrolipoamide acetyltransferase family protein, coding for MAFEFKLPDIGEGIHEGEIVKWFVKPGDEVKEDDILLEVQNDKAVVEIPSPVEGKILELKVSEGTVAVVGDVLVTIDYDGEIPASAHGHHEEEEAAAPAPEAKEEVVAEAPQGEVDESRRIIAMPSVRKYAREKGIDIRKVLGSGENGRILKGDIDNFGTAPKAEAVDATSTPVAEAQTAPQGRSAAEKKAVKPYEAVHGELETREKMSGIRRAISNAMVNSKHTAPHVTLMDEVDVTELVLHRKKFKDVAAQKGIKLTYLPYVVKALTSALREYPTLNASIDDVNEEVVYKHYFNIGIAADTEKGLLVPVVKDADRKSIFKISAEINELATSAREGKLSPDKMKGGSCTITNIGSAGGQWFTPVINHPEVAILGIGRIAEKPVVLNGEIVVAPVLALSLSFDHRLIDGATAQNALNHIKRLLNDPQLLVMEA